The bacterium sequence AAGCGTATCCCAGGCGCACCATGTGTGAAGCTTGCGCCCCTCCACATGGAACTGATGATTCGTAACGGGCAGCGTGAGTCCCCAGTAAGAATTGATCTTTCCGTTGCCATCATAAAAGACACCCCACCAGCTTTGTAAAATCCTGCGCAATTCCTCTTCCGAGAGTTGGAGGCTCTCTGCTAACTGTTGCACACCAACGGGTGAGCCCACAGCCAGCAACCGGTAGATCTGTGTCGATAGAATCTGTTCCTGACGGTCTAGTTTTGGCCAGCAGCTAAGCAGAATTTCTTCCAGTTCCTGCAGGTCTTTCATCCCTTTTATCTCCCTGTAGAAGTTTGCTTTGGCTCATTTGTTTGAAGTAATTGAGCAAAAGCGCTTGCCAAAACGGACTGTTTTTTGAATCCCACGAATTGACGTACGATGTGGCCGCTACTATCAATTAGTAAGGTAGTTGGAACCATGCGGTTTTTGTACGCCTTTGAGATTTCTTTCCCTACGACCAGGAGAGGAAAGTCTAGTTTCAGGGAATCGGCAAACTGTTTGATGTCTTCAACAGCTCCATCGTGAACGTAAACTGGAAGGATCACAATTCCCTGGGGTTCATATTCTTTCTTCAGTTCTGACAGGATCGGGAGAGTATCCTTGCTGTGATTGCAGTGCACCGCAAGAAAGACTAGAGCTACCGGTTTTCCGCGAAACGCTGAAAGCGAAACAACTGAGCCATCCGAACCAGCCGCCCGGAAATCCGGAGCAATCCGGTCTGTAAACGTTTTACCATCCAGCGCCTTTTCCTTTTTGTATTCCTCCAGCTCCGCAGCTGTTGCTCCACGCAAATCCCGGTCAACGGAGCAGGCTTGATAAGCTGAGCAATAGTAGCTCATTGTCTTCATTACTTTTGCCTGATCACTGGCTGAGATACTTTGGCTGCATTCATCGACAGTCTTGGTACAATCCTCATCACACTTTTTTCCCGTTTGGGCCTGGCTCGAAGAGCCGTTACAGCAGTCCGGATTATCCGCGTAAACGCAAGAGAAAATGGCCGTCATGGCAATCAGCAGACCCAAAACAGGCCATAGCATTTTGTTTGTAATCATTTTTTATCCTCCTAAATATCTACTACATTCTGTAGTAATTGATAGCAAAAAAAATCAAATTGTTAAATCAAATTGAGATACAAATGGCTCAACCAGTCAAACATTTTCCTTCTTCCGTTTTGATTCCACCAGACGCGCAAGCTCTTCCATTCTCTCCGGCTGGGACTCTTGCACAGAATTTACAAATTGATGAAGCACAGGAGCGCTGAAATCCTCAAGAAGTTCTGTGAGGATTTTCTTCACACTCCCTTCCGTGAATTCCTCTTTTGAATACGCCGGCCGATAGGAAAAAGCCATCCCGTCGCGAATCTGCCGTAGAAGCCCTTTTTCTGCCAACCGGGACATGACCGTCATTACTGTCGTATACGCGATTTCTCGTTTGCGCTCAAGCCTTTCCTGTACCTGACGTACAGTAACCTCTCCACGTTCCCAGACAACTTCCATGATTTCTGCTTCCAGTTCGCCGAGGATCTTCTGCAGCCCCTTCTTGTTCGGGTCAAAAGTGAAATGAGGAATCTTACGTTTCATCGCAACCTACTACGATACGTAGTAGTTTATGGAATAAAATGGCCGGTGTCAAGTCTGCGGAGGACCCATACGTACTGCCGGATTTCGTCACTTGACATCATATCTTTTGTGAACACATCGAAAGAACCATAATCCTGAAGCTCTATTGCAATCTTTCGCATCACGGTCAAGCTTGCCTTGATCACGGCCGGTCCAAAGCTGATGCGGGCGATTCCAGCTTCTTGCAATTCACGCGCTGTAGCTCGACACGCGGGAGCATAGACGTTAATGGGGGCATTCGTTTTCGTCTTGAGCTTTTTGAGTGTCTCCAGATTTCCCAGGGTAATTGGATAAATGCAGTCGGCACCGGCTTCCAGATAGGCCTTTGCCCGCTCAAGGGTTTCTTTGTATTTGTCCGGTTCGGGAACCGGTTGTTCTCTCAGGTAAACGTCGATCCGGGCGAATTGCGTCCAACATGGCCGCAAACGCGATCTTCTGACCGTCATCACATCCCAGCGAAAATGCCACCGCAGTACTGGCCGTGGCAACCGCGGGATAACCGTGAAACTGAAGCATGCGGGCTCCCAGCGGGTCCCAGATGTTCGGCAAAATCAGAATCCGAGAACCGTGATGCAAGGATCTCAGTTTGTTTGCTTTTAGAATCTGTGTTTTCTTCTTCATATGCTACTTCTCTCAATCTTGTTTGATTATGTCCGGTTGGCCGCTTGTCGCAGTTGCCGAGATGATACCGCGTACAGCTTCTGGAAACTGAGAACAGATGCGATAGCTATTGCGGCCGTGAGTACGAAACCGAGTATCATGACCGAATTTGCGCCACTGTGAACGTCAATTGAGGTAAGGCTTCGCACTGTCTCGAGGTTTACCCACACCCATATCCATGTGATGACATCGACAGCAGCGTGGAGAACCATGCCGGGCAAGATTGAATTGGAGAAATAGGCTAAAAGGCTCCAACCGACAGCCGCCACGTAGAAGACTGGAAATGCAGGAAGGGAAGGAAAATGCGCCACTGAAAAGAAGAACGCAACGACTGCTATGGCAGTTCTCGGACTGTGATGCTTTTCGATCGGGACCTGCATATAGCCTCTAAACGCCGCCTCTTCAGCAACACCAGCAAACACCGAGCCCATCAAAAGCAACGGCACAACCGTCCAAAAGGGGTAAGAACGGAGCGTGGCGAATTCCTCAAGTTTAGAACTCGGAGCCGATCCGAACATCCATCCCAAAAACTGCAGGCCGATAAGAGTGAATGCTAGAAACCCGCCTGCAAGCGCTGACCAAAGGAGTATAGGGCCACGTACGACGTTAGCGCGAAAGAACTGTCGGCGGATCTGCGCAGTGGACTGAGGCCTTCCCCAACCGTTCAAGTACTTCCAGTAAAAAATAAGATAGAAAAGTGCGACAAAGAATGTCCATGGCAAAGAGGAGCCAATCTTCAGGTTTGTTTCGGCCAACTTTGACCATGGAATGATCCCGGCAAACAGGACAATAAATCCAATCAGGACCGAACGAAGAATTACCGGAAATTTTCTCCACAGTCTCTGATTCTTCTCATTATGCCGTTCCCTGGAATCATTCATCA is a genomic window containing:
- a CDS encoding TlpA family protein disulfide reductase; amino-acid sequence: MITNKMLWPVLGLLIAMTAIFSCVYADNPDCCNGSSSQAQTGKKCDEDCTKTVDECSQSISASDQAKVMKTMSYYCSAYQACSVDRDLRGATAAELEEYKKEKALDGKTFTDRIAPDFRAAGSDGSVVSLSAFRGKPVALVFLAVHCNHSKDTLPILSELKKEYEPQGIVILPVYVHDGAVEDIKQFADSLKLDFPLLVVGKEISKAYKNRMVPTTLLIDSSGHIVRQFVGFKKQSVLASAFAQLLQTNEPKQTSTGR
- a CDS encoding BlaI/MecI/CopY family transcriptional regulator; the protein is MKRKIPHFTFDPNKKGLQKILGELEAEIMEVVWERGEVTVRQVQERLERKREIAYTTVMTVMSRLAEKGLLRQIRDGMAFSYRPAYSKEEFTEGSVKKILTELLEDFSAPVLHQFVNSVQESQPERMEELARLVESKRKKENV
- a CDS encoding isocitrate lyase/phosphoenolpyruvate mutase family protein, whose protein sequence is MTVRRSRLRPCWTQFARIDVYLREQPVPEPDKYKETLERAKAYLEAGADCIYPITLGNLETLKKLKTKTNAPINVYAPACRATARELQEAGIARISFGPAVIKASLTVMRKIAIELQDYGSFDVFTKDMMSSDEIRQYVWVLRRLDTGHFIP
- a CDS encoding CPBP family intramembrane metalloprotease — its product is MNDSRERHNEKNQRLWRKFPVILRSVLIGFIVLFAGIIPWSKLAETNLKIGSSLPWTFFVALFYLIFYWKYLNGWGRPQSTAQIRRQFFRANVVRGPILLWSALAGGFLAFTLIGLQFLGWMFGSAPSSKLEEFATLRSYPFWTVVPLLLMGSVFAGVAEEAAFRGYMQVPIEKHHSPRTAIAVVAFFFSVAHFPSLPAFPVFYVAAVGWSLLAYFSNSILPGMVLHAAVDVITWIWVWVNLETVRSLTSIDVHSGANSVMILGFVLTAAIAIASVLSFQKLYAVSSRQLRQAANRT